The following coding sequences are from one Capsicum annuum cultivar UCD-10X-F1 chromosome 3, UCD10Xv1.1, whole genome shotgun sequence window:
- the LOC107865910 gene encoding uncharacterized protein LOC107865910, translated as MPNVNGTYIFLITFAILLVPFIIILKKKFVCCDDESQPHSNNNTADGIATSRCPPENPAGEVAIGIYEGEIRVKNSDCSICIAEIKKGERISSLRKWPRMWTLHLKIHPL; from the exons ATGCCAAATGTCAACGGTACATATATCTTCCTCATCACTTTCGCCATTTTACTTGTCCCATTTATCATcatattgaagaaaaaatttgtgTGTTGTGACGATGAATCGCAGCCACATTCGAATAATAATACAGCCGATGGAATAGCAACATCTCGGTGTCCGCCAGAAAATCCAGCTGGTGAAGTAGCGATTGGTATTTACGAGGGAGAAATTAGAGTGAAAAATAGTGATTGTTCGATTTGTATTGCTGAAATTAAAAAAGGAGAGAG AATCTCATCTCTTCGTAAATGGCCAAGAATGTGGACTCTCCATTTGAAGATCCATCCACTGTAA
- the LOC107862294 gene encoding zinc finger protein ZAT4: protein MGEDQEVVVLKHVCKFCNKSFHCGRSLGGHMRSHMITTTDGETSRKKLPALIISNVDLDMGTQSANYGLRENPKKTSKFDQDDALLPNQNNNKVCKECGKSFPSWKALFGHMKCHSSSMNNSVEEDSWNSGKQLVLMDSESDTEAAAAAPNKKKRSSRKMMKRYMVPTTSSSLTVGANASPCVSEIEHEQEEIAMSLIMLSRDVGNWVGQNHVTECSDNNSQFLQSSSRLSTKCKDDSGGDLVKLIKKVKNGKTEQGECSKSPTNGQKRDKSQLPTDHKFLGDEKKKKIKVDNEHRVVEILPKEMDPDPRENSSKIKFECTTCNRSFHCYQALGGHRASHKNTKVGNCTSIDIDHHVKQIKNFSNESGINEFALKIDNNCGSKKQQLKMHECPICFKIFPSGQALGGHKRSHLIAEAKRNNNNNNNQSVEVHKPVPEIRNFLDLNLPAPVEEDTMLDSSSTEHIEFKQWWIDSSHKHEQLLGLLSS from the coding sequence ATGGGTGAAGATCAAGAAGTAGTAGTACTGAAACATGTTTGCAAATTCTGCAACAAAAGTTTCCATTGTGGTAGATCCTTAGGGGGTCACATGAGGTCTCATATGATTACTACAACTGATGGAGAGACTTCAAGAAAGAAGCTTCCTGCTTTGATCATCAGTAATGTTGATTTGGATATGGGCACTCAAAGTGCTAATTATGGGCTGAGGGAGAATCCCAAGAAGACTTCAAAGTTTGAtcaagatgatgctttgcttCCCAATCAGAACAACAACAAAGTTTGCAAGGAATGTGGAAAAAGCTTCCCATCTTGGAAAGCTTTATTTGGGCACATGAAGTGTCACTCATCATCAATGAATAACAGTGTGGAAGAAGATTCTTGGAACAGTGGAAAGCAATTAGTGTTAATGGATAGTGAATCTGATACTgaagcagcagcagcagcacCAAACAAGAAGAAGAGATCATCAAGAAAGATGATGAAAAGGTACATGGTCCCTACAACTTCCTCTTCTTTAACTGTTGGTGCTAATGCTTCCCCTTGTGTATCTGAAATTGAGCATGAACAAGAAGAGATTGCTATGAGTTTGATCATGCTTTCAAGGGATGTTGGGAATTGGGTTGGTCAAAATCATGtcactgagtgttctgataacaATTCTCAGTTCTTGCAATCTTCTTCAAGATTGAGTACCAAATGTAAAGATGATAGTGGTGGTGACTTGGTCAAGCTGATCAAGAAAGTCAAAAATGGGAAAACAGAACAAGGCGAGTGCTCCAAGTCTCCAACAAATGGTCAAAAAAGAGACAAATCCCAACTACCAACTGATCATAAATTTCTCGgagatgaaaaaaagaagaagattaaaGTGGACAATGAACACAGAGTAGTTGAAATTCTTCCAAAAGAAATGGATCCTGATCCAAGAGAAAACTCTAGCAAGATAAAATTTGAGTGTACTACTTGCAACAGGAGTTTCCACTGCTATCAAGCACTAGGTGGTCATAGGGCAAGCCACAAAAACACTAAAGTTGGAAATTGCACTAGCATTGATATTGATCATCACGTCAAGCAAATCAAGAACTTCAGCAATGAGAGTGGAATTAACGAATTTGCGCTAAAGATTGACAACAATTGTGGATCCAAGAAGCAGCAGCTAAAGATGCACGAGTGTCCAATTTGCTTCAAGATTTTCCCATCTGGACAAGCATTAGGTGGTCACAAGAGATCCCACTTGATTGCTGAGGccaaaagaaacaacaacaacaacaacaaccaatcTGTTGAAGTACACAAACCAGTACCAGAAATCAGAAACTTTTTGGATCTAAATTTGCCTGCTCCTGTTGAAGAAGATACCATGTTGGATTCTAGCAGTACTGAGCATATTGAATTCAAGCAATGGTGGATTGACAGCAGCCACAAACATGAGCAGCTATTGGGCCTTCTTTCTAGCtga
- the LOC107862295 gene encoding uncharacterized protein LOC107862295, which yields MASTLTRRFTTKFLKNPSSFLFLRNPQINPKLSTPFVHSQNHPPFLGIIRNSIPNLNNMDFQPHGFPGKMNYRNPSSLNLRYFSSGNGSENPKNPTEYPSENPEFKHQEITGPTVDRDVTPLANETREVLEKMLKTMYSLSKAFAVLGLIQLGLGGWITYTTQSSPMPEISIQSFLAFGLPFSLAFMMRRSLKPIYFFKKMEGQSRLQILTLALQTAKQLNLLFVRVQGVTYSCVAVTSLGLILVVFSRLSN from the coding sequence ATGGCGTCCACACTAACTCGCAGATTTACTACCAAATTTCTCAAaaatccttcttcttttttatttctcagaAATCCCCAAATTAACCCTAAACTCTCAACCCCTTTTGTccactctcaaaatcacccaccaTTTCTCGGGATAATCAGAAACTCCATACCCAATTTGAACAACATGGATTTTCAACCACATGGATTTCCAGGGAAGATGAATTATCGAAATCCTTCATCGCTAAATTTGAGATATTTTTCATCTGGTAATGGTAGTGAAAACCCTAAAAACCCGACTGAGTACCCGAGTGAAAACCCGGAATTTAAGCACCAGGAGATCACAGGCCCAACGGTTGATCGCGACGTTACGCCACTCGCAAATGAGACCCGCGAAGTGCTTGAGAAAATGCTTAAGACAATGTACAGTTTGAGCAAAGCATTTGCTGTACTGGGGCTTATTCAGCTTGGTTTAGGAGGTTGGATTACGTATACGACGCAGTCGTCGCCGATGCCTGAGATTTCAATACAGAGTTTTCTGGCATTTGGGTTGCCGTTTTCGTTGGCATTCATGATGAGAAGATCGTTGAAGCCGATTTACTTCTTTAAGAAAATGGAAGGACAAAGTAGGTTGCAGATTTTGACACTTGCTCTTCAGACTGCTAAGCAATTGAATTTGTTGTTTGTTCGCGTTCAAGGTGTTACTTACTCTTGTGTTGCTGTTACTTCCCTTGGATTGATACTTGTTGTATTCTCTAGATTGAGTAATTAG